One stretch of Balneola sp. MJW-20 DNA includes these proteins:
- the bioB gene encoding biotin synthase BioB: MASIRNDWTQEEVKEIYNTPLMELIYRAATVHREFHETGEVQVCTLLSIKTGGCSEDCAYCPQSARYNTGVDSQKMMPKDMILAAAERAKDAGSTRFCMGAAWRSARQNKDFDQVLDLVSDIADMGLEVCATLGMLTDDQAKKLKEAGLYAYNHNLDSSEDFYKKIITTRTYDDRLDTIKKVQENEISVCSGGIIGMGETHEDRMGLLHTLCTLDIHPESVPVNALIAVPGTPMEDQPKVPSWDMARMIATARILMPASMVRLSAGRVRMNFEEQALCFMAGANSIFTGEKLLTTDNNELDEDMHMFELFGLKPREAYKNAKEEHIPAAVAK, from the coding sequence ATGGCATCTATTAGAAACGACTGGACCCAGGAAGAAGTAAAAGAGATCTACAATACCCCGTTAATGGAATTGATCTACCGTGCAGCAACCGTACATCGAGAATTCCATGAAACCGGAGAAGTGCAGGTTTGCACCCTTCTTTCCATTAAGACAGGCGGATGTTCTGAAGATTGCGCCTATTGTCCTCAGTCAGCCCGGTATAATACCGGAGTGGATTCACAGAAGATGATGCCGAAAGATATGATCCTCGCTGCTGCTGAAAGAGCTAAAGATGCCGGAAGTACCCGATTCTGTATGGGTGCAGCATGGAGATCTGCAAGACAGAATAAAGATTTTGATCAGGTACTGGATCTGGTATCTGATATTGCAGATATGGGACTGGAAGTATGTGCTACACTGGGTATGCTAACCGACGATCAGGCTAAGAAATTAAAAGAGGCAGGTCTTTACGCTTATAATCATAATCTGGACAGTAGTGAAGATTTTTATAAAAAGATCATTACTACCAGAACTTATGATGATCGTCTGGACACCATTAAGAAAGTTCAGGAAAATGAGATCTCCGTCTGTTCCGGAGGGATCATTGGGATGGGTGAAACTCATGAAGACCGCATGGGTCTGCTACACACTCTCTGTACACTTGATATTCACCCCGAATCCGTACCAGTAAATGCTCTTATAGCTGTACCAGGTACCCCCATGGAAGATCAGCCTAAAGTACCCAGCTGGGATATGGCAAGGATGATCGCAACAGCAAGAATTCTGATGCCAGCATCTATGGTCCGCTTATCCGCCGGACGTGTGCGAATGAATTTTGAAGAGCAGGCACTATGCTTTATGGCGGGTGCCAACTCCATATTCACCGGAGAAAAGCTTCTCACTACTGATAATAATGAACTGGATGAAGACATGCATATGTTCGAACTC
- a CDS encoding alpha/beta hydrolase: MKDVLISGKTSFKIEVPYKLIETGEKTGQPKPLILYLHGFEQNISFLEKKAAPLTDLEAYHLFVQGPYPVYDTSRKKKVSKWGRAWYLYDGGQGQFIKSMEISSEFIQEIIDDLNHVINISRFCVVGYSMGAYLAGYFAFSRWKYVNDLVAIGGRIKIEAFEGRRDKASHLNILALHGKDDSSVFPEPQKEGIDKLKKEGFKAEFKLIDAGHHLDDVFISETEKWLIEQGYKLIGR, from the coding sequence ATGAAGGATGTATTGATATCCGGTAAAACCTCATTTAAGATCGAGGTCCCTTATAAATTAATTGAGACGGGAGAGAAGACAGGTCAGCCGAAACCTTTGATTCTTTATCTACATGGATTCGAGCAGAATATTTCTTTTCTGGAAAAAAAAGCGGCGCCCTTAACAGATCTCGAAGCATATCATTTATTTGTGCAGGGGCCATACCCGGTTTATGACACGAGCAGGAAAAAGAAAGTCTCAAAATGGGGCAGAGCATGGTATTTGTACGATGGAGGGCAGGGACAGTTTATAAAATCAATGGAGATCTCCTCTGAATTTATTCAGGAAATCATAGATGACCTGAACCATGTGATCAATATCAGTCGTTTCTGTGTAGTTGGTTATTCAATGGGAGCTTACCTGGCGGGTTACTTCGCCTTTTCACGATGGAAATACGTTAATGATCTGGTTGCTATAGGAGGCCGGATCAAGATCGAGGCATTTGAGGGAAGAAGAGATAAAGCATCTCATCTGAATATCCTGGCCCTGCACGGAAAGGATGACAGTAGTGTATTCCCGGAGCCTCAAAAGGAAGGGATCGATAAACTCAAAAAAGAGGGATTTAAAGCTGAATTTAAACTCATCGATGCAGGACATCATCTGGATGATGTATTTATCAGTGAAACTGAAAAATGGCTGATCGAACAGGGTTATAAATTAATTGGAAGATAA
- a CDS encoding M28 family metallopeptidase, with amino-acid sequence MRLLTILCLSIFALTNQTIHAQSNISSELSGNAEMLIEKAMSSDIAWDRFNYMVDTFGPRFSGTQNLEDAIDWILKEMDNDDLENIWGQPVMVPHWVRGKESATLITPRKKNLPMLGLGGSVATPEQGIQAEVLIVRSFDELFDRADEAKGKIVLYNVPFTTYGETVQYRVNGASEAAKHGAVASLVRSVGPYSMKTPHTGTSRYQDGVPKIPHAAITVEDAMMLQRMNDRGDKIEILLKMEAETFPDVQSRNVIAEIKGSEFPDEIIVLGGHIDSWDVGQGAMDDGGGCIAAWEAVRLMKELGIRPKRTVRVVLWTNEENGLRGANEYYRMVKEDENSLDNHVLAMESDAGVFDPIGFGFSGSDEAYEILVEIGKYLEDIESGVVAKGGGGADIGPLMNDGVPGMGLNVDGSKYFWYHHTHADTIDKLNKEDFNECVATMAVFAYMVADLEERLPR; translated from the coding sequence ATGAGATTACTGACTATACTTTGTCTGTCAATATTTGCTCTTACTAATCAAACTATTCATGCTCAGAGCAACATCTCTTCTGAGCTCAGTGGAAACGCCGAAATGCTCATTGAAAAGGCCATGAGCAGTGATATTGCCTGGGATCGGTTCAACTACATGGTAGATACTTTTGGACCCCGTTTCAGCGGTACGCAAAACCTTGAGGATGCCATAGACTGGATCCTCAAAGAGATGGATAATGATGATCTTGAAAATATCTGGGGGCAACCGGTAATGGTACCTCACTGGGTGCGTGGCAAGGAGTCTGCAACCCTTATTACTCCCAGAAAAAAAAACCTTCCCATGCTTGGGCTGGGAGGCTCAGTTGCTACTCCTGAACAAGGTATTCAAGCTGAGGTTCTGATTGTGAGAAGTTTTGATGAGTTATTTGACCGGGCGGATGAAGCTAAAGGAAAGATTGTGCTCTATAATGTTCCCTTTACCACCTATGGGGAAACTGTTCAATACCGGGTAAATGGTGCTTCCGAAGCAGCTAAGCATGGTGCCGTGGCCAGTCTGGTACGATCTGTAGGTCCATATTCCATGAAGACACCACATACCGGTACCTCCAGATATCAGGATGGAGTTCCTAAAATCCCTCATGCTGCAATTACGGTTGAAGATGCCATGATGCTGCAACGCATGAATGACCGTGGTGACAAGATCGAGATCCTGTTAAAAATGGAAGCTGAAACTTTTCCAGACGTTCAGTCCAGAAACGTAATAGCAGAGATTAAAGGATCGGAATTTCCCGATGAAATTATTGTACTGGGAGGACATATTGATTCCTGGGACGTTGGTCAGGGTGCTATGGATGACGGTGGCGGATGTATAGCCGCCTGGGAAGCAGTGAGATTAATGAAAGAACTCGGAATAAGACCTAAAAGAACAGTACGGGTGGTTTTATGGACCAATGAGGAGAACGGATTGAGAGGAGCTAATGAGTATTACCGGATGGTTAAAGAAGATGAGAACTCTCTGGATAATCACGTTCTGGCCATGGAATCTGATGCCGGAGTTTTTGACCCAATTGGTTTTGGTTTCAGTGGCTCAGATGAAGCCTATGAAATTCTCGTAGAGATCGGAAAGTATCTCGAAGACATTGAATCTGGTGTAGTGGCAAAAGGCGGAGGCGGAGCCGATATCGGACCTCTTATGAATGATGGAGTACCTGGAATGGGGCTTAACGTAGACGGCTCTAAATACTTCTGGTACCATCACACTCATGCTGATACCATTGATAAGTTAAACAAAGAAGATTTCAATGAGTGTGTAGCGACCATGGCTGTATTTGCTTATATGGTTGCTGATCTGGAGGAGAGACTACCCCGATAA
- a CDS encoding TrmH family RNA methyltransferase: MDIQTKSELIAYLRDFTTENRWQKINEVLSNRTRYLSVVMEDIYQPHNASAVLRSCDGFGIQDVHIIENRNEFTTSKNVTIGAHQWLTLNRYKEEQSNNTLKCFTRLKKEGYRVVVTSPHKDDYDLNDLPLDSKTALVFGTELEGVSETAIQEADAFMKIPMYGFSESFNISVSAAICLYNTTRRLRAGDRSEWQLSDEEIIDLQLSWLQKTIKAGDKLTHKFLNEKGQR; the protein is encoded by the coding sequence ATGGACATACAAACTAAATCAGAGCTCATAGCTTACCTGCGTGATTTCACTACTGAGAACCGCTGGCAAAAAATTAACGAGGTATTAAGCAACCGTACACGTTATCTGTCTGTTGTAATGGAGGATATCTACCAGCCACATAATGCCAGTGCAGTTTTACGTTCCTGTGATGGATTCGGAATTCAGGATGTACATATTATTGAGAATAGAAATGAATTTACCACCTCAAAGAATGTGACAATAGGAGCTCATCAGTGGCTTACCTTAAACCGATATAAAGAAGAGCAGAGTAATAATACTCTGAAGTGCTTCACAAGGCTTAAAAAAGAGGGCTATCGCGTCGTAGTCACCTCTCCCCATAAAGACGACTACGATCTAAACGATCTGCCTTTAGATTCAAAAACTGCATTGGTATTTGGCACCGAACTGGAAGGAGTGAGTGAGACCGCAATTCAGGAAGCCGATGCTTTTATGAAAATACCAATGTACGGTTTCAGTGAAAGCTTCAACATTTCAGTCAGTGCAGCCATATGTCTGTATAATACAACCAGAAGGTTAAGGGCAGGGGACCGGTCAGAGTGGCAACTTAGCGACGAAGAAATCATCGATCTCCAGCTTTCGTGGTTACAAAAAACAATCAAGGCAGGGGATAAGCTCACTCACAAATTCCTGAATGAAAAGGGTCAACGCTAA
- a CDS encoding response regulator transcription factor → MNILVIEDDPSVRTLVKAVLEHNGNTVMTAETATDGENQATENEFEMIILDLGLPDGDGYEVCKNIRDKDISTPVLILSGKQDTDVKVKCLKVGADDYLTKPFNTEELIARMGAIQRRTESGGEQVLSCGELKVDLLKREFTINSEKVQLTNNEFNLLVYFLKNKNRVITQEELAEKVWDIHFDTQTNYINVYISYLRKKIRDHTETDYIETIRKKGFTFRCEN, encoded by the coding sequence ATGAATATACTCGTAATTGAAGATGACCCTTCAGTTCGCACGCTTGTAAAAGCAGTTCTTGAACATAATGGCAATACCGTAATGACGGCTGAAACAGCCACGGATGGAGAAAATCAGGCCACTGAGAATGAATTTGAAATGATCATTCTGGACCTTGGGCTCCCTGATGGTGATGGCTATGAAGTATGTAAAAATATTAGAGATAAAGATATTTCAACGCCGGTTCTCATACTCTCAGGTAAACAGGATACCGATGTAAAGGTTAAATGTCTCAAAGTAGGAGCAGACGATTACCTCACCAAACCATTTAATACCGAAGAACTCATTGCCCGTATGGGTGCGATACAGCGCCGTACGGAATCCGGTGGAGAGCAGGTGCTGAGTTGTGGCGAACTCAAAGTGGATCTGCTCAAAAGGGAATTTACGATCAACAGTGAGAAAGTTCAGCTCACAAACAACGAATTTAATCTTCTGGTCTATTTTTTGAAGAATAAAAATCGCGTGATCACCCAGGAAGAACTGGCAGAAAAAGTCTGGGACATCCATTTTGATACTCAGACCAACTATATAAACGTATACATCAGTTATCTGAGAAAAAAGATCAGAGACCATACAGAAACAGATTACATAGAAACGATACGAAAGAAGGGCTTTACCTTCCGATGTGAAAACTGA
- the hprK gene encoding HPr(Ser) kinase/phosphatase, translating to MPFSPHAPIPRKEQIVVSDLVKKLRQRVNINIIACAGDQFCEDRYVTEADLHRPGLALAGYIKLFTYQRIQVIGNTETQFLENLPEKKQIESFKNLCSFKIPVIFLTDGNTLPDKLLAIAEKAKIPVYSTPLETTRFMYILRDFLEDQFAVQTMVHGSMVDVYGIGILIAGKSGIGKSEVALDLVERGHRLVADDVVMLTKKNNILMSSATEMSKHFMEIRGLGIVDVMSMFGIRAIRYQKRLEVVLELTLWDETQEVERTGLNHDSVNILGLDIPLIHLPITPGKNITVIAEVIAMNYLLKHYGYDPAKAFQDRIKSSIANKTKGVPNTPKRAIEYFEGDIE from the coding sequence ATGCCATTTAGTCCCCATGCCCCCATTCCCAGGAAAGAGCAGATCGTTGTTTCTGACCTGGTTAAGAAACTCAGGCAAAGAGTAAATATTAATATAATTGCCTGCGCGGGAGATCAATTCTGTGAAGACCGTTATGTAACGGAAGCGGATCTTCACCGTCCGGGACTTGCTCTGGCTGGATACATTAAGCTGTTCACCTATCAGCGAATTCAGGTGATCGGAAATACAGAAACGCAATTTCTCGAAAACCTGCCCGAGAAGAAACAGATCGAATCCTTCAAGAACCTCTGCAGTTTTAAAATTCCTGTCATATTCCTTACAGACGGAAATACATTACCCGATAAGCTGCTGGCAATTGCTGAAAAAGCAAAGATCCCTGTGTATTCTACTCCTCTAGAAACTACACGCTTTATGTATATTCTCAGGGATTTCCTGGAGGATCAATTTGCAGTCCAGACCATGGTCCACGGTTCTATGGTGGATGTTTATGGTATAGGTATTCTGATCGCCGGGAAATCCGGTATCGGTAAGAGTGAGGTAGCCTTGGACCTAGTGGAAAGAGGTCACCGGTTAGTTGCTGATGATGTGGTTATGCTCACCAAAAAGAATAACATTCTTATGTCTTCTGCTACCGAAATGAGTAAACACTTCATGGAGATCAGGGGACTGGGAATAGTCGATGTGATGTCGATGTTTGGAATACGAGCGATCCGTTATCAGAAACGACTGGAAGTCGTTTTAGAACTCACTTTATGGGATGAAACACAGGAAGTTGAACGCACAGGATTGAATCATGACTCGGTTAATATACTCGGACTCGACATTCCATTGATACATTTACCGATCACACCGGGTAAGAATATCACCGTAATAGCAGAGGTAATCGCTATGAACTATCTTCTCAAACATTATGGATATGATCCTGCTAAAGCATTCCAGGACAGGATCAAAAGCAGCATAGCTAATAAGACAAAAGGTGTGCCTAATACTCCCAAAAGGGCTATTGAATACTTTGAAGGAGATATTGAGTAA
- a CDS encoding M23 family metallopeptidase, producing the protein MSLKNHYYYDEARCEFIPIQYHRSEQLAYNLAIWILTGVILSGIGIMLLSSYVGTPAELSLKAENEALYQQLEETKSSIALLDQQMEEIASLDNEVYRSVLGLDEISYEERQAGIGGADPYSEFDVYSESTSELLRWTASKLDNLERRISIQKLSFEEIKKEYNENKEKMSQIPAIKPTAGIMLSGFGVRYHPILKYNRQHNGIDFRADVGDPIFATGNGKIRYAGRKGNLGLIVIIDHGHGFETLYAHLSKIGDGIRSGAEVTRGQQIALAGDTGLSEGPHLHYEVHYNRQAVDPIYYLFADTSPEEYNMFKEISKTNKNSLD; encoded by the coding sequence ATGTCATTAAAGAATCATTACTACTACGACGAAGCCCGTTGCGAATTCATACCGATACAATATCATCGATCGGAGCAACTAGCCTACAATCTTGCGATCTGGATCTTAACCGGGGTTATATTATCCGGGATAGGGATCATGCTCTTGTCCAGTTATGTGGGTACCCCTGCTGAATTATCTCTCAAAGCAGAGAATGAAGCATTATACCAGCAGCTGGAAGAAACCAAGTCATCTATTGCCCTTTTAGATCAGCAAATGGAGGAGATCGCTTCTCTGGATAATGAGGTATATCGTTCTGTACTCGGGCTTGATGAAATCTCCTACGAAGAGCGCCAGGCCGGTATTGGTGGTGCAGACCCCTATTCTGAATTCGATGTTTATTCTGAATCCACTTCTGAATTACTGCGCTGGACCGCATCAAAGCTGGATAATCTGGAAAGAAGGATCAGTATTCAGAAACTCAGTTTTGAGGAGATCAAAAAAGAGTATAATGAGAACAAAGAGAAAATGAGCCAGATCCCTGCTATTAAACCCACTGCAGGAATTATGTTAAGTGGTTTCGGAGTACGTTACCATCCAATCTTAAAGTACAATCGTCAGCATAACGGTATCGATTTCAGAGCTGATGTTGGTGATCCTATATTTGCTACCGGTAACGGAAAGATCAGATATGCAGGTAGAAAAGGAAATCTTGGATTAATTGTGATCATCGATCACGGCCATGGATTTGAAACACTCTATGCCCACCTCTCTAAAATCGGCGACGGTATTCGATCCGGAGCTGAGGTAACACGAGGTCAGCAGATCGCTCTGGCGGGTGATACTGGATTATCAGAAGGACCACACCTGCATTACGAAGTCCATTATAACAGACAAGCAGTAGATCCAATCTATTACCTGTTTGCAGACACCTCTCCGGAGGAATACAATATGTTCAAAGAGATCTCTAAAACGAATAAGAACTCTCTGGATTAA